One segment of Falco biarmicus isolate bFalBia1 chromosome 12, bFalBia1.pri, whole genome shotgun sequence DNA contains the following:
- the LOC130157847 gene encoding prokineticin receptor 2 translates to MTMEQAEHKTNATVNLNFAAIYNLHDGDLTFLRNFSFPFNFSYSDYDLPLDSEDDVTKTRTFFAAKIVIGVALVGIMLVCGIGNFIFIAALTRYKKLRNLTNLLIANLAISDFIVAIVCCPFEMDYYVVRQLSWEHGHVLCASVNYLRTVSLYVSTNALLAIAVDRYLAIVHPLKPRMNYQTATFLIALVWIISILVAIPSAYFTTETVLFIVKNQEKIFCGQIWPVDQQMYYRSYFLFIFGIEFVAPVVTMALCYARISRELWFKTVPGFQTEQIRKRLRCRRKTVMVLMCILTAYVLCWSPFYGFTIVRDFFPTIFVKEKHYLTAFYIVECIAMSNSMINTMCFVTVKNNTMKYFKKIMLLRWRSTYNGSKSSTDLDLRTSAMPVTEEVDCIKLK, encoded by the exons atgACCATGGAGCAAGCTGAACATAAAACAAATGCTACTGTCAACCTCAACTTCGCAGCAATTTACAATCTCCACGATGGGGATTTAACTTTCTTGCGAaacttctctttccctttcaaTTTCAGTTACAGCGATTATGACCTGCCACTGGACAGTGAAGATGACGTGACCAAAACCCGCACCTTCTTTGCAGCCAAGATTGTGATTGGGGTGGCTCTGGTTGGCATCATGTTGGTTTGTGGCATCGGCAATTTCATCTTCATTGCTGCTCTCACCCGCTACAAGAAGCTGCGAAACCTCACCAACCTGCTGATTGCCAACCTGGCCATCTCAGACTTCATCGTGGCCATTGTGTGCTGCCCCTTTGAGATGGACTACTATGTGGTGCGGCAGCTGTCCTGGGAGCACGGCCACGTCCTCTGTGCCTCAGTCAACTACCTTCGGACCGTCTCCCTCTATGTTTCTACCAATGCTCTCCTGGCTATAGCTGTTGACAG GTACCTGGCCATTGTTCATCCACTGAAACCACGAATGAATTATCAAACAGCAACCTTCCTAATCGCCTTGGTCTGGATCATCTCCATACTTGTAGCTATCCCATCTGCCTACTTTACTACTGAAACAGTGTTATTCATAGTGAAGAACCAGGAAAAAATTTTCTGTGGTCAAATTTGGCCAGTTGACCAGCAGATGTACTACAGATCGtattttctcttcatctttGGCATCGAATTTGTTGCCCCTGTTGTTACGATGGCCTTGTGTTATGCCAGGATCTCTCGGGAACTTTGGTTTAAAACTGTACCAGGATTTCAAACGGAACAGATCAGGAAGAGGCTTcgatgcagaagaaaaactgttatGGTACTGATGTGCATCCTGACTGCCTATGTTCTCTGCTGGTCACCTTTCTATGGGTTCACAATTGTCCGTGACTTTTTCCCCACCATCTTTGTGAAAGAGAAGCATTATCTTACTGCTTTTTACATAGTTGAATGTATTGCTATGAGCAACAGCATGATAAACACCATGTGTTTTGTAACTGTAAAAAACAACACCATGAAGTATTTCAAGAAGATCATGTTGCTCAGATGGAGATCAACATATAACGGAAGCAAATCTAGCACAGATTTAGACCTGAGAACAAGTGCAATGCCAGTCACAGAGGAGGTAGACtgcataaaactgaaataa